The Astyanax mexicanus isolate ESR-SI-001 unplaced genomic scaffold, AstMex3_surface scaffold_34, whole genome shotgun sequence sequence ttattattattattattgttattattaaagctAGGTTTGTGTTTTCAGTAGACAGTGGTCTACAGTGGTCTAGAAAGGCCAAACATTTTAAAACTTACAGTCTAAAAGGGAATTTCATTatagaaaaagcttcttatctgtgcagtaagtgtttattatctcagtaaaacacattacagcattacaataaatactaacagcaattttacaaaaagcagttacagcttttccagccctgttttccttaaaacatctcctaatctctcctcctcatctgagtttaatagtgtTTAATTTCTAGTTCTGATCaaattaatcaacacctggtttggtacattttggtaaatttgaacataaaatacacatgctggctgaggagcatccaggagaaatctggaatctctacactacACTGTTCTTCAGCTTCACGCTCACAGGATAAATCATACTTAcagttaaaaataagaaattccTTGTATGGTTTTgctgtattaatgtttatttgcatctgtttaaattatatgtgtattatatatttgcttaggtgtctaaaacttttgcacagtactgtatactgCTGAGTGTTTCAGAGTGTTTTCTAACAACAGTTCATATATGAACATTAGCTATCCTAAACCCTGCTGGTATGTTCCCATAATAAACTGATTGTACAGCAGTACAGTTAATGTTATTATTGCTATTCGCTCTGCTCTCATCTCTGAGCTCGAGTTTAAATCTGGCACAAACTAACCGGACATTCCAGCGAGACCAGATCTGAAGCTGCAGGACATTTCTGAACAGTGTTTTAACACCAACATAAGTACCAGAGCTACATAACAAACATAACTTAAATTCACCTTTAAACACACTGGCATGTACAATATCAAAATTCACATATGGTTCATATCAATCACTGtagttggtttatttttaaatcctAATCCGGAACAATCTCTCATGTGAACTAGAGTATGTGAtatataaaatgatgagtttctttgattttaccaaattaaaaacctctggaatataatgaagagaaatagagagaatcacaaaccatcaaaccaccaaactgaactgcttgaatttttgcaccaggagtaaagcagcataaagttatccaaaagcagtgtgtaagactggtggaggagaacatgatgccaagatgcatgaaaaaaactgtgattcaaaaacagggtttttccaccaaatattgattattgaactcttaaaactttatgaatatgaacttgttttctttgcattatttgaggtctgaaagttctgcatcttttttgttatttcagccatatacttataaatagcaaactgaGTACATCAGGTGTTGAATACTGTTGGTCTGTTTACACTGTGGTTGATTTTAATtcaacattgtgttttttttttcatcaaataatTTAATCTGAAATAAATCAAAGCttgatttaattgtttatttaagttactatcCTTTATATAGTGGACATTCCTCAACACCCTgtctttttcttctgtttctctacaggtaaacactctctgTTATATCTCTACACCATGCAGTCTAAAACCTCTAATATCTACGactgcactgctgtaactctgctgaacgacagacagatagatttctACAACAGCAGCTCAGATAAACCCAGAACTGCTAAACAGAACTGGCTGAACAACATTCCAGAATCTGACTGGAACACcagcactgagaaactgcagtacGACAGACAACTGTTAAATAGACTCATCGACATTCAGATGGATGAGTCTGGACACTCTCAGTCAGGtgagaaacactgtttttacttatttttcactTAAATATCCTGTAATgattttgctttgtgttttataTAGAACTGTTTAAATGTTGTAGATGAatgaaaaaaagactttaaactgATTAATTTTGATTGTTTAAGTGCTAAAGTAATTCAGTCAGGTACTGAACAAGTTATTGCAGTGACTCATTAAGAACAATAGAATTAGTTTTTAATGTGTTGcttttatatatgtaatttatcTAGGTCGACTTTAGCACAAAGCCCATTAGAggctatacatatatacatatacagtggtgtgcaaaagtattcccaccctttaaacttttttactttttgtcacCTTAATGAAAATGCTTCATGGTTTTCacaattttatcaaataaaaatctgaaaagcatgATGTGCAAAGAGAGCACTGATTAGATTGGCCATGTaactatttattattttcattctacttcacttttttatttgCTACTTTGTGCTACTTTGTTGGAACAAGTTTGTGGTCTTATTTTTCTATCTGTTCTTCTGTTTCAGGTGttcatgttcttcagtggaggcACGGCTGTGAGGGTGAACAGAGTTCTGATGGATCTCTGactgtattaaacagtattaatgaATTCGGTTATGATGGAGAAGATCTGATTCAGTTTAACTGCACCTCTAAAACCTGGATAACCccggaggaggagaagaacagagagagggaggaggagaagaacagagagagggaggaggagaagaacagagagagggaggaggagaagaacagagagagggaggaggagaagaacagagagagggaggagaagtggAGTAGAATATTTAATGCTGTTAGGAAATGTGATCAGTGTTTGGAGATACTGAAGATGTATTTAAAGTACAAAACTACTGACATCACACAGAGTCACAGTGAGTATCTggatgctttttattattatagttttatcaCCATTACTCTACTGTTCAAAGAGGAATCTGATTTagattccttcttcttcttcttcttactattattattactaaaataagatgagataaaataaaataatcctttattaattctACAGTGGGGAAAATTGCAAAGTTGCTGCATCATAGAGGACAGAAGTGTCaggaaatataaaacaatataatataaaaaaaaatatatatatatacaaagcaTATAAGAAAAGAATaacaatactataaaatatatatctagAAATATTAAGATTAATGGAAGCACAGTCCCCCAGTACACATATCATGGTAAGCAGTGATCGTTGTTTACTGCACATAGGCTGACAGtaataaacagcaaataaataGTACATAAGAGCTGATACTGCACATATAGTCCATAAACACATTATTCCACATATGATAAATTTAGCTATTGCGCATAGTACAGCACTAGAGCAGCAATAAGTACATTGTTTTATTACACATAAACTAGTGAGGGATAGTCGGAAATGTACAGCAAAAtcatctgtatttatttaatagatttagtttactgtttgttgaatttatttactttaatgtaGCAGTTTAAATAAAGGTACAAAATTATAAAGAAATAATAGTTATAGAGGTTAGAAAatctttactatatatatatactttattacgaatatattattaaaatggtgCAGGCATTACTGTATCATATTGTGGTGTAATTATAGTGATATAAACTgttatatttttatctgtttgaAGGTTAAACTGAAATGTTGCTCCATTTCTGTCTttagcgccacctgctgttcataTATTTGCAAAGAAATCTGTAAAAGACTCAGGAAAGCTGATCCTGACCTGCATGGCCACGGGATTCTACCCCAAAGACGTGGAGATGAGT is a genomic window containing:
- the LOC125790053 gene encoding histone-lysine N-methyltransferase, H3 lysine-79 specific-like, which encodes MMMRSITALLLFSFLLIVTGGKHSLLYLYTMQSKTSNIYDCTAVTLLNDRQIDFYNSSSDKPRTAKQNWLNNIPESDWNTSTEKLQYDRQLLNRLIDIQMDESGHSQSGVHVLQWRHGCEGEQSSDGSLTVLNSINEFGYDGEDLIQFNCTSKTWITPEEEKNREREEEKNREREEEKNREREEEKNREREEEKNREREEKWSRIFNAVRKCDQCLEILKMYLKYKTTDITQSHSEYLDAFYYYSFITITLLFKEESDLDSFFFFFLLLLLLK